One genomic segment of Schistosoma haematobium chromosome 6, whole genome shotgun sequence includes these proteins:
- the RCN2 gene encoding Reticulocalbin 2, EF-hand calcium binding domain (EggNog:ENOG410V67D~COG:T,U), which produces MASRELSTVEIVNIEQSNERNREPRWEPDEEGIGAGGVILFILITILFICTFPITIFFAIRTVKTYERAIILRFGRLKRSGGKYVLGAGLQFVMPCADQMIRIDLRTKTVNIPPQEILTSDAVTVGVDAVVFMRVIEPAAALLRVENAAKSAELLAVTALRSVLGTYELSQLLTNRDQIDSKLAILLDQATGEWGIKVERVEIKDVSLPQEMQRAMAAEAQAVRASKAKVIAAQGELEASSTLRKAAEEMARSPTALQLRYLQTLATIATEQNSTIVFPLPIELLQSFLSKKQSILQIVSCLSDFENINVKFDNYLRPDEPDLHMLDDSNYQGHEHYDDFGQHYSEYDHDLVTGSHEYSQKFKELDPEEAKLQLGKLFHKIDIDNDLKIDKEELKGWIIQSFISLDLEASKPRFKEYDANGDGQVAWSEYTNKIYGYTAQELEDFRKDSKNDTKLFIQSLDEEKLKFDSADQDKTGYLNETEFVAFEHPHNYRHMAPYELKHTLRDFDKDKDGFINELEYLGDDKMNKDALIIERENFKNYDINSDGKLDPSEMALWVTPGFDKTATDETEHLFNETDKDKDGLLTKEEVLDQHDLWVGSQATDYGRHLENLPKDEL; this is translated from the exons ATGGCATCTAGAGAATTATCGACTGTTGAGATTGTGAATATTGAACAATCAAATGAAAGGAATCGTGAGCCACGTTGGGAACCAGATGAGGAAGGTATTGGTGCAGGAGGTGTCATACTGTTCATTCTCATAACTATCCTATTCATTTGTACATTTCCAATAACAATATTTTTTGCAATTCGTACAGTCAAAACATACGAACGAGCTATTATTTTACGTTTTGGTCGTTTGAAACGATCTGGTGGAAAATATGTTTTAGGTGCTGGATTACAATTTGTCATGCCATGCGCAGATCAAATGATTCGCATAGATTTGCGTACAAAGACTGTGAACATACCACCACAAGAGATATTGACAAGTGATGCAGTTACTGTCGGTGTAGATGCTGTTGTATTCATGCGTGTGATTGAACCAGCTGCCGCTTTATTAAGAGTTGAAAATGCAGCCAAATCAGCTGAACTACTGGCAGTTACTGCGTTGCGTTCAGTACTGGGAACATATGAATTATCTCAATTATTGACAAATCGTGACCAGATTGATTCCAAGCTGGCCATTTTACTGGACCAGGCTACAGGTGAATGGGGAATTAAG GTGGAACGAGTTGAAATTAAAGACGTTTCATTGCCTCAAGAAATGCAACGAGCCATGGCGGCAGAAGCACAAGCTGTTAGAGCTTCTAAAGCTAAAGTGATAGCAGCACAAGGTGAATTAGAAGCATCGTCGACATTACGAAAAGCTGCTGAGGAAATGGCTAGATCACCAACTGCCTTACAATTACGTTATTTACAAACATTGGCCACGATCGCAACAGAACAAAATTCAACAATTGTATTTCCGTTACCCATAGAACTACTTCAAAGTTTCTTATCAAAGAAACAATC TATACTTCAAATAGTCTCTTGTTTAAGTGATTTTGAAAATATCAATGTGAAATTCGATAACTATTTACGTCCAGATGAACCTGATCTTCATATGTTAGATGACTCTAATTATCAAGGTCATGAACATTATGATGATTTTGGACAACATTACAGTGAATATGACCACGACCTAGTTACTGGTTCACATGAATATTCACAAAAATTtaaagaattagatccagaagAAGCAAAATTACAATTAGGAAAATTATTCCATAAAATCGATATTGACAATGATTTAAAAATTGATAAAGAGGAGTTGAAAGGTTGGATTATTCAGTCGTTTAT TTCCCTTGATCTTGAAGCGTCCAAACCACGTTTTAAAGAATATGATGCCAATGGTGATGGTCAAGTTGCATGGTctgaatatacaaataaaatttatggtTACACAGCTCAAGAGTTAGAAGATTTTCGTAAAGATAGTAAGAATGATACAAAATTATTTATCCAG tctttagatgaggaaaaattaAAGTTCGATTCAGCTGATCAGGATAAAACTGGTTACTTAAATGAAACAGAATTTGTTGCATTTGAACATCCTCATAATTATCGTCATATGGCACCGTATGAATTAAAACATACTTTAAGGGATTTCGATAAAGATAAAGACGGATTTATTAATGAACTGGAATACTTAGGCGATG ataaaatgaataaagatgCACTCATCATAGAAAGAGAGAATTTTAAAAACTACGACATTAATAGTGATGGAAAACTAGATCCAAGTGAAATGGCATTATGGGTTACACCGG